From the Oryza glaberrima chromosome 5, OglaRS2, whole genome shotgun sequence genome, one window contains:
- the LOC127774551 gene encoding pyruvate decarboxylase 1 isoform X1, which produces MELALVGNPSNGVAKPSCNSVGSLPVVSSNAVIHPPVTSAAGATLGRHLARRLVQIGATDVFAVPGDFNLTLLDYLIAEPGLKLIGCCNELNAGYAADGYARARGVGACAVTFTVGGLSVLNAIAGAYSENLPVICIVGGPNSNDYGTNRILHHTIGLPDFSQELRCFQTITCYQAVINNLDDAHEQIDTAIATALRESKPVYISVGCNLAGLSHPTFSREPVPLFISPRLSNKANLEYAVEAAADFLNKAVKPVMVGGPKIRVAKAKKAFAGIAESSGYPFAVMPSAKGLVPEHHPRFIGTYWGAVSTTFCAEIVESADAYLFAGPIFNDYSSVGYSLLLKREKAVIVQPDRVVVGNGPAFGCILMTEFLDALAKRLDRNTTAYDNYRRIFIPDREPPNGQPDEPLRVNILFKHIKEMLSGDTAVIAETGDSWFNCQKLRLPEGCGYEFQMQYGSIGWSVGATLGYAQAAKDKRVISCIGDGSFQMTAQDVSTMLRCGQKSIIFLINNGGYTIEVEIHDGPYNVIKNWDYTGLIDAIHNSDGNCWTKKVRTEEELIEAIATATGAKKDCLCFIEIIVHKDDTSKELLEWGSRVSAANSRPPNPQ; this is translated from the exons ATGGAGCTTGCCCTGGTTGGCAACCCTTCGAATGGCGTGGCGAAGCCGTCGTGCAACTCCGTCGGCTCGCTGCCCGTCGTCAGCTCCAACGCCGTCATCCACCCGCCGGTGACCAGCGCGGCGGGCGCCACGCTCGGCAGGCACCTCGCGAGGCGCCTCGTGCAGATCGGCGCCACCGACGTGTTCGCCGTTCCCGGGGACTTCAACCTCACCCTGCTCGACTACCTCATCGCCGAGCCCGGGCTCAAGCTCATCGGCTGCTGCAACGAGCTCAACGCCGGGTACGCGGCCGACGGCTacgcccgcgcccgcggcgtcggcgcctgCGCCGTCACGTTCACCGTCGGTGGCCTCAGCGTGCTCAACGCTATCGCCGGCGCCTACAGCGAGAACCTCCCCGTGATCTGCATCGTCGGCGGGCCCAACTCCAACGACTACGGCACCAACCGCATCCTGCACCACACCATCGGCCTCCCGGACTTCTCACAGGAGCTCCGCTGCTTCCAGACCATCACCTGCTACCAG GCCGTCATTAACAACCTCGACGACGCGCACGAGCAGATCGACACCGCCATCGCGACGGCGCTAAGGGAGAGCAAGCCCGTCTACATCAGCGTGGGCTGCAACCTGGCAGGCCTCTCCCACCCAACGTTCAGTCGCGAGCCAGTGCCACTATTCATCTCGCCAAG GCTGAGCAACAAGGCGAACTTGGAGTACGCCGTCGAAGCCGCGGCGGACTTCCTGAACAAGGCGGTGAAGCCGGTGATGGTCGGTGGGCCAAAGATCCGGGTGGCCAAGGCGAAGAAGGCGTTCGCCGGCATCGCGGAGTCGAGCGGGTACCCGTTCGCGGTGATGCCGTCCGCAAAGGGCCTCGTGCCGGAGCACCACCCGCGGTTCATCGGCACGTACTGGGGCGCCGTGAGCACCACCTTCTGCGCCGAGATCGTCGAGTCCGCCGACGCCTACCTCTTCGCCGGCCCAATCTTCAACGACTACAGCTCCGTCGGCTACTCCCTGCTGCTGAAGCGGGAGAAGGCCGTCATCGTGCAGCCCGACCGCGTGGTGGTCGGCAACGGCCCGGCGTTCGGCTGCATCCTCATGACGGAGTTCCTCGACGCGCTCGCCAAGCGCCTCGACCGCAACACGACGGCGTACGACAACTACCGCCGCATCTTCATCCCCGACCGCGAGCCGCCCAATGGCCAGCCCGACGAGCCACTCAGGGTCAACATCCTCTTCAAGCACATCAAGGAGATGCTGTCTGGCGacaccgccgtcatcgccgaGACCGGTGACTCGTGGTTCAACTGCCAGAAGCTCAGGCTCCCCGAGGGCTGCGG GTACGAGTTCCAGATGCAGTACGGCTCAATCGGTTGGTCCGTCGGCGCCACGCTCGGATACGCCCAGGCGGCCAAGGACAAGCGCGTCATCTCCTGCATCGGCGACGGAAGCTTCCAG ATGACGGCGCAGGACGTGTCGACGATGCTGCGGTGCGGGCAGAAGagcatcatcttcctcatcaacaacggcgggtacaccatcgaGGTGGAGATCCACGACGGGCCGTACAACGTCATCAAGAACTGGGACTACACCGGCCTCATCGACGCCATCCACAACTCTGACGGCAACTGCTGGACAAAGAAG GTCCGGACTGAGGAGGAGCTGATAGAGGCGatcgcgacggcgacgggcgccaAGAAAGACTGCCTCTGCTTCATCGAGATCATCGTGCACAAAGATGACACGAGCAAAGAGCTTCTCGAGTGGGGATCCAGGGTCTCGGCTGCCAACAGCAGGCCGCCTAATCCCCAGTGA